One genomic segment of uncultured Desulfobacter sp. includes these proteins:
- a CDS encoding ammonium transporter, protein MVNKQHISFFFVIFGTPLAAVAGDGTVIDSGNTSWMLISTALVLLMMPGLAMFYGGLVRAKNVLGTMMHTFVAMAVIGVLWVVCGYSLTFGESIMGGLVGWNSDFFFLKGIDEAVTDGIPEYIIAMFQGKFAIITPALISGALAERIYLRGYILFISLWFLIVYTPLCHWVWASDGWLFNAGAAGVIDLAGGLVIHVSAGTSALVAALYLGPRLGHPKIATPPNNLTMTLIGAGLLWVGWFGFNAGSTLQSGLDSCRALTMTQISAASGALVWLCIEGIIYRKASALGFASGTLAGLVVITPAAAVVQPLGALFLGAASTVVCFYALQVKIKLGYDDTLDCFGIHGVGSALGVILLSFFIRDSWMASASEAAGRTWTVFDQLLVQLKGLGATILLAGVATIILCVIVEKTVGFRLDEESEYRGLDQSLHGERGYDFSS, encoded by the coding sequence ATGGTAAACAAGCAGCATATTTCTTTCTTTTTTGTTATTTTTGGAACTCCGCTGGCTGCAGTCGCTGGAGACGGTACAGTAATTGACAGCGGGAATACGAGCTGGATGCTTATTTCAACGGCCCTTGTTCTACTCATGATGCCAGGCCTGGCCATGTTTTACGGCGGCCTGGTACGGGCAAAAAATGTTCTGGGCACCATGATGCATACCTTTGTGGCCATGGCAGTTATCGGTGTGCTCTGGGTGGTCTGCGGGTATTCATTGACTTTTGGCGAGAGCATTATGGGCGGACTTGTCGGGTGGAACAGTGATTTCTTTTTTCTCAAGGGGATTGATGAAGCCGTGACCGATGGAATCCCGGAATATATCATTGCCATGTTCCAAGGTAAATTTGCCATCATAACGCCGGCATTAATCAGCGGTGCCCTGGCAGAGCGGATCTATTTAAGGGGATATATCCTGTTTATTTCTCTATGGTTCCTGATTGTTTACACACCACTGTGTCACTGGGTATGGGCATCAGACGGCTGGCTGTTCAATGCGGGTGCCGCAGGAGTGATTGACCTGGCCGGAGGACTCGTCATTCATGTATCGGCCGGTACCAGCGCCCTGGTGGCAGCCCTTTATCTGGGACCCAGACTGGGACATCCCAAAATTGCCACCCCTCCCAATAACTTGACCATGACCCTCATCGGTGCCGGGCTGCTGTGGGTCGGCTGGTTTGGTTTTAATGCCGGCTCCACCCTTCAGAGTGGGCTGGACTCGTGCAGAGCCCTGACCATGACCCAGATTTCCGCAGCCAGTGGCGCGCTGGTCTGGCTGTGTATCGAAGGGATTATCTACCGAAAGGCATCGGCTCTTGGTTTTGCCTCCGGCACCCTGGCCGGCCTAGTGGTGATCACCCCGGCAGCCGCAGTGGTCCAGCCCCTGGGCGCTCTATTCCTGGGAGCGGCTTCTACCGTGGTCTGTTTTTATGCGCTTCAAGTCAAAATAAAGCTGGGGTATGATGATACACTGGACTGTTTCGGAATCCACGGTGTAGGCAGCGCGCTGGGAGTCATTCTGCTCAGTTTTTTCATCCGGGATTCCTGGATGGCATCAGCCAGTGAAGCCGCCGGTCGGACCTGGACAGTTTTTGATCAGTTACTCGTACAGCTCAAAGGATTGGGAGCGACTATACTGCTCGCAGGCGTCGCAACCATTATCCTGTGCGTTATTGTAGAAAAAACCGTGGGCTTCAGACTGGATGAAGAAAGTGAATACAGGGGGCTTGACCAGTCACTTCACGGCGAACGCGGGTATGATTTTTCATCCTGA
- the gap gene encoding type I glyceraldehyde-3-phosphate dehydrogenase codes for MMLKVAINGFGRIGRLSFRKLFGDDRFEIVAINDLTEPKMLAHLLKYDSVQGRYSDHTVECDGEALIIDGKKIPVYKDADPKNLPWGSIGVDIVLECTGFFCSKAKSQAHIDAGAKRVLVSAPAGNDLPTIVYGVNHHILKGDELVVSAASCTTNCLAPMAKALNEYRELRTGFMTTIHAYTGDQMILDGPHRKGDFRRARAGAINIVPNSTGAAKAIGLVIPELDGKLIGSAQRVPVPSGSITILDATLKDETETVSVEGINEAMHNAANESFGYSDEELVSSDIIGTSYGSLFDSTQTLAQRCGTKIYEVRVVSWYDNEMGYVYQLIRTLALMGNLMYS; via the coding sequence ATTATGCTTAAAGTTGCTATTAATGGTTTTGGAAGAATAGGAAGACTTTCTTTCCGGAAACTCTTTGGAGATGACCGGTTTGAAATTGTAGCGATTAACGATTTGACAGAACCTAAAATGCTGGCACATCTTCTCAAGTATGACAGTGTTCAGGGCCGGTATTCAGATCATACAGTTGAGTGCGATGGAGAAGCGCTTATTATTGACGGCAAAAAAATCCCGGTTTACAAAGATGCCGATCCAAAAAATCTTCCCTGGGGCAGCATAGGGGTGGATATTGTTCTTGAATGCACCGGATTTTTCTGCTCAAAGGCCAAAAGCCAGGCACATATTGATGCCGGTGCGAAAAGGGTTCTTGTTTCTGCCCCGGCAGGCAATGACCTGCCAACCATTGTTTATGGTGTAAATCATCATATACTTAAAGGCGATGAACTTGTGGTTTCCGCTGCGTCATGCACAACCAACTGCCTTGCCCCCATGGCAAAGGCGTTGAATGAGTATCGTGAATTAAGAACCGGCTTTATGACAACAATCCATGCATACACAGGCGATCAGATGATCCTTGACGGCCCGCACCGCAAAGGTGACTTCCGCCGGGCAAGGGCCGGTGCAATCAACATCGTACCCAATTCAACCGGTGCTGCAAAAGCCATTGGTCTTGTCATCCCCGAACTTGACGGCAAACTGATCGGTTCGGCACAGCGCGTTCCGGTTCCTTCGGGTTCCATCACCATTCTTGACGCAACCTTAAAGGATGAAACCGAAACCGTGTCTGTTGAAGGCATTAATGAAGCCATGCACAACGCGGCGAATGAATCCTTTGGATATTCTGACGAGGAACTGGTGTCAAGCGATATAATCGGCACGAGCTATGGGTCTCTTTTTGATTCCACGCAAACACTAGCCCAGCGGTGCGGAACCAAAATTTATGAAGTCAGGGTGGTATCCTGGTATGACAATGAGATGGGCTATGTCTACCAGCTTATCAGAACATTGGCCCTTATGGGTAACCTAATGTATTCCTAA
- a CDS encoding outer membrane protein transport protein, whose protein sequence is MVKKWFLIVLILGTAVPASGGGIDNKQNFSSAYAGSLSRNAATDGADAAAYNPAGLMHLKNGTYLEVDILPFIFDYDHEFNGVTQTANTKLIAPMAFGVHKREKWALWGSFTINGGGGETEYENGNIITKTVENLMSAGAFNPAIEPGGTLSQPYAYAKSYDYTFTTGVSYALHPMVSVAAGVRYVRTDKEVDLHGTYKGDYILAKYDQEADGFGGVIGIDIHPSDKLNIGIRYESQVNLDWDTETDGSNPFGLILLDAFGREDGQSYARDLPAVLALGLEWKILSKLTLKPSFSLYFETDADWDTQNYAVDGNSFDLALALQYDVNAAWSLTAGYLYIDVDMKPENFGIIEQMSPPLDCHAFAVGARYRMTEKLTLILGFSGYFYKDATAADLSTGRPEVTYAKTLYQGGIGIQYRL, encoded by the coding sequence ATGGTGAAAAAATGGTTTTTGATCGTATTGATTTTGGGAACGGCCGTTCCTGCGTCCGGCGGTGGTATTGACAACAAGCAGAACTTTTCATCGGCATATGCGGGCAGCCTCAGCCGCAATGCCGCAACAGACGGTGCGGATGCCGCGGCGTACAACCCTGCCGGCTTGATGCACCTTAAAAACGGGACATACCTGGAAGTCGATATTTTGCCCTTTATCTTTGATTATGACCATGAATTCAACGGGGTAACCCAAACCGCCAATACCAAACTGATCGCCCCCATGGCCTTCGGGGTCCACAAACGTGAAAAGTGGGCCTTATGGGGGTCTTTTACCATTAATGGCGGCGGCGGAGAGACCGAATACGAAAACGGCAACATCATTACCAAAACCGTTGAAAATCTAATGTCAGCCGGTGCGTTCAACCCAGCCATTGAGCCTGGCGGGACGCTTTCCCAACCCTATGCCTACGCTAAAAGCTATGATTACACCTTTACCACAGGCGTCTCGTACGCTCTTCACCCTATGGTCTCCGTTGCCGCCGGGGTCAGGTACGTGAGAACCGACAAGGAAGTGGATCTCCACGGAACCTACAAAGGCGATTATATCCTGGCCAAATACGATCAGGAAGCGGACGGTTTCGGCGGAGTGATCGGTATCGACATCCACCCTTCGGACAAGCTCAATATCGGTATCCGGTATGAATCGCAGGTCAATTTGGACTGGGACACTGAAACAGACGGATCAAATCCGTTCGGGCTGATCCTTCTTGATGCCTTTGGCCGGGAGGACGGCCAAAGCTATGCCAGAGATCTTCCGGCCGTACTGGCCCTCGGTCTTGAGTGGAAAATCCTTTCTAAGCTCACGCTCAAGCCCTCATTTTCCCTTTACTTTGAAACGGATGCGGATTGGGATACCCAAAATTACGCCGTGGACGGCAACTCCTTTGATCTGGCCCTGGCCCTTCAATACGATGTCAATGCTGCCTGGTCCCTGACAGCCGGTTATCTTTATATTGACGTGGACATGAAACCTGAAAACTTCGGCATCATTGAGCAGATGAGTCCGCCTCTTGACTGCCATGCCTTTGCCGTCGGCGCAAGGTACAGAATGACCGAAAAATTGACCCTGATCCTGGGGTTTTCCGGGTATTTTTACAAAGATGCCACTGCTGCAGACCTTTCCACAGGACGTCCGGAAGTCACCTACGCCAAAACCCTGTATCAGGGAGGTATCGGTATTCAGTATCGACTATAA
- a CDS encoding ABC transporter permease subunit, which translates to MAVLNPVAKEQFRRFRSVKRGFWSLVIILILMFISFFAEVFINSRALVVYYQGAFYFPTYANMIPGKTFGLDYSYETNYRELKQEMDREEGAGFVIMPPVPYNPYENDLRLNEYPPFPPSFSNRHFLGTDNVGRDVLARLVYGFRTAILFSLGLLFFNYTVGISLGCAMGYFGGKFDLFFQRVIEIWSNIPFLYVIIIVSSIVVPSFMILILIMAFFGWISITWVMRTMTYREKEREYILAVRSLGASHFRIIFRHIIPNTISVIVTYAPFAISGGIVALTSLDYLGFGLPAPTPSWGELLSQGWQNMEAWWISAAVVSALVVTLMTVTFIGEGIREAFDPRRHTVYE; encoded by the coding sequence ATGGCGGTATTAAATCCGGTGGCAAAGGAGCAATTCAGGCGCTTTCGTAGTGTCAAAAGAGGCTTCTGGTCCCTTGTGATCATTCTGATTTTGATGTTTATCTCCTTTTTTGCCGAGGTGTTTATTAATTCCCGAGCACTTGTGGTCTATTACCAGGGAGCGTTTTATTTCCCCACCTACGCAAATATGATCCCGGGCAAAACCTTTGGCCTGGATTATTCCTATGAGACCAATTACCGGGAACTGAAACAGGAAATGGACAGGGAAGAGGGGGCAGGCTTTGTGATTATGCCGCCGGTACCGTATAACCCCTATGAAAACGACCTGCGCCTCAATGAATACCCGCCGTTTCCGCCTTCCTTTTCCAATCGGCATTTCCTGGGCACGGACAATGTTGGCCGGGATGTGCTGGCCCGTCTTGTGTACGGATTTCGTACGGCCATTCTTTTTTCTCTGGGGTTACTGTTTTTTAATTATACTGTGGGCATATCCCTGGGCTGTGCCATGGGCTATTTCGGAGGAAAATTTGACCTGTTCTTTCAACGGGTCATTGAGATCTGGAGCAATATCCCGTTTCTGTATGTAATTATTATTGTTTCTTCCATTGTGGTGCCAAGCTTCATGATCCTGATTCTGATCATGGCCTTTTTCGGCTGGATTTCCATTACCTGGGTGATGCGCACCATGACCTACCGGGAAAAGGAACGCGAATATATTCTTGCGGTCCGGTCCTTGGGCGCTTCACACTTTCGGATCATTTTCAGGCACATTATTCCCAACACCATTTCCGTGATCGTTACCTATGCGCCCTTTGCCATTTCCGGCGGCATTGTGGCTTTAACCTCCCTGGACTACCTCGGGTTCGGCCTGCCTGCACCCACCCCCTCCTGGGGAGAACTTTTATCCCAGGGCTGGCAGAACATGGAAGCCTGGTGGATTTCCGCTGCTGTTGTTTCAGCCCTTGTGGTGACGTTGATGACCGTCACCTTTATCGGTGAGGGCATCAGGGAAGCCTTTGATCCCCGGCGACATACGGTGTATGAATAG
- a CDS encoding ABC transporter permease subunit — translation MTAYFIRRLLLVIPTFIGITIMVFTITRFVPGGPIERIIAETRAMQMGDQGGGSRAQAGQGQPLSDDQIKKLEAYYGFDKPVLQSYGIWLLKVLKGDLGRSTRYQDPVWDMVKERIPISLYFGVLSLVVIYGVCIPLGMAKAVRHNSGFDNITSAVIFTGYAIPGWVAGVIMLVIFASRMDLVPLGGLASDYFTDMTLWEKIRDVAWHTVLPLLSYVIGSFTVMTLLMKNTLMDNLAADYVRTAIAKGLSFKQAIFRHALRNSLIPIATSFGNNISILLMGSFLIEKVFNIDGMGLLGYESILDRDYPVVMGILVISSLLFMVGNILSDVCVAIVDPRVRFK, via the coding sequence GTGACAGCGTATTTTATCAGACGGCTACTTTTAGTGATCCCCACCTTCATCGGCATCACCATCATGGTGTTTACCATCACCCGCTTTGTCCCGGGTGGCCCCATTGAGCGCATCATTGCCGAAACCAGGGCCATGCAGATGGGCGACCAGGGCGGCGGTTCCAGAGCCCAGGCTGGCCAGGGTCAGCCTTTGTCCGACGACCAGATCAAAAAACTTGAAGCCTATTACGGATTTGATAAACCTGTGCTTCAAAGCTATGGTATTTGGCTTCTCAAGGTGCTCAAGGGGGATTTGGGCCGGTCCACCCGCTACCAGGACCCGGTGTGGGACATGGTTAAAGAGCGCATTCCCATATCCCTTTATTTCGGGGTATTGAGCCTGGTCGTCATCTACGGCGTCTGTATTCCCCTGGGCATGGCCAAGGCGGTACGCCACAACAGCGGGTTTGATAATATAACTTCCGCGGTTATTTTTACAGGCTACGCCATCCCGGGCTGGGTGGCCGGTGTTATCATGCTGGTGATCTTTGCTTCCCGTATGGATTTGGTCCCGTTGGGCGGACTTGCATCCGATTATTTTACCGATATGACGCTTTGGGAAAAAATAAGGGATGTGGCATGGCATACCGTGCTGCCGCTTCTTTCTTATGTGATCGGCTCCTTTACCGTGATGACCCTTTTGATGAAAAATACGCTCATGGACAACCTGGCTGCCGATTATGTGCGCACGGCCATTGCCAAGGGCTTAAGCTTTAAACAGGCCATCTTCCGCCATGCCCTTCGTAACAGCCTGATCCCCATTGCCACCAGTTTCGGCAACAATATTTCCATTCTTCTGATGGGATCATTTCTTATTGAGAAGGTCTTTAATATCGATGGTATGGGCCTTTTAGGATATGAATCCATTTTGGACCGGGATTACCCGGTGGTGATGGGGATACTTGTAATTTCATCCCTGCTGTTCATGGTGGGAAATATTTTGTCTGATGTGTGTGTAGCCATAGTAGATCCACGGGTTCGATTTAAATAG